In a single window of the Pseudogemmatithrix spongiicola genome:
- a CDS encoding menaquinone biosynthesis decarboxylase, which yields MTQTLDTLQEFIAAIDAAGELVRITRPVSVHLEMCEIADRTMKLPGGGPALLFEKPILRDGSVSQFPVAINLFGSMSRMALALGVKQLDEHGDRITKLMDLKVPEGFLGKLQLLPRLLEISKFPPRMASGTPSCQEIVWKGDEIDLDKIPVLTTWPEDGGPFLTMTAVVSKDPKRGIRNVGMYRVQQMGKKHVAMHWQRHKTGAEHWRQMAEKGEKMPVCIIIGSDPASMYSASAPLPPNVDEFIFAGFLRKAPVKLTKAVTCDLEVPADAEIVIEGYIDPAEELVVEGPFGDHTGYYSEADLYPRVHVTAVTMRKNAVYSATIVGRPPMEDFYLGHATERIFLPLLKLTTPEIVDYHMPAEGVFHNLVLVSIKKQYPGHAYKTMNALWGAGLMSLAKVIVVVDEWVNVRNPQEAWWVALNNIDPERDTRFTMGPVDVLDHASRAFTYGSKMGIDGTKKWPEEGFTRNWPTVIEMDAATKAKVDAYWASLGIEKK from the coding sequence GTGACCCAGACGCTCGACACCCTGCAGGAGTTCATCGCCGCCATCGACGCGGCCGGCGAACTCGTGCGCATCACGCGCCCCGTGTCGGTGCATCTCGAGATGTGCGAGATCGCCGACCGCACGATGAAGCTGCCCGGCGGCGGCCCCGCGTTGCTGTTCGAGAAGCCGATCCTGCGCGACGGCTCCGTCTCGCAGTTCCCGGTGGCGATCAACCTGTTCGGCTCGATGTCGCGCATGGCGCTCGCGCTCGGCGTGAAGCAACTCGACGAGCACGGTGACCGCATCACGAAGCTGATGGACCTCAAGGTCCCCGAGGGCTTCCTTGGCAAGCTGCAGCTGTTGCCGCGCCTGCTGGAGATCTCGAAGTTCCCGCCGCGCATGGCCTCGGGCACGCCGAGCTGCCAGGAAATCGTGTGGAAGGGCGACGAGATCGACCTCGACAAGATCCCCGTGCTCACGACCTGGCCGGAGGATGGCGGGCCCTTCCTCACGATGACGGCGGTGGTGAGCAAGGATCCGAAGCGCGGCATCCGCAACGTCGGCATGTACCGCGTGCAGCAGATGGGCAAGAAGCACGTGGCGATGCACTGGCAGCGCCACAAGACGGGCGCCGAGCATTGGCGACAGATGGCGGAGAAGGGCGAGAAGATGCCGGTGTGCATCATCATCGGCTCTGATCCCGCATCGATGTACTCGGCGAGTGCGCCCCTGCCTCCGAACGTGGACGAGTTCATCTTCGCGGGCTTCCTGCGCAAGGCGCCGGTGAAGCTCACGAAGGCCGTGACCTGCGATCTGGAAGTGCCGGCGGACGCGGAGATCGTGATCGAGGGCTACATCGATCCGGCGGAGGAGCTGGTGGTCGAGGGGCCGTTCGGCGACCACACGGGCTACTACTCCGAGGCGGACCTGTACCCGCGCGTGCACGTCACCGCGGTGACGATGCGCAAGAATGCCGTCTACTCGGCGACGATCGTCGGGCGGCCGCCGATGGAGGACTTCTATCTCGGGCACGCTACGGAGCGGATCTTCCTCCCGCTGCTCAAGCTGACGACGCCGGAGATCGTCGACTATCACATGCCGGCCGAGGGCGTGTTCCACAACCTCGTGCTGGTGAGCATCAAGAAGCAGTATCCGGGCCACGCGTACAAGACGATGAACGCGCTCTGGGGCGCGGGCCTGATGTCGCTGGCCAAGGTGATCGTCGTGGTGGACGAGTGGGTGAACGTGCGCAATCCGCAGGAGGCCTGGTGGGTGGCGCTCAACAACATCGATCCCGAGCGCGACACGCGCTTCACGATGGGGCCGGTGGACGTGCTCGATCACGCGAGCCGGGCGTTCACCTATGGCTCGAAGATGGGCATCGACGGCACGAAGAAGTGGCCGGAGGAGGGCTTCACGCGGAACTGGCCGACGGTGATCGAGATGGATGCTGCGACCAAGGCCAAGGTGGACGCGTACTGGGCCTCGCTGGGGATCGAGAAGAAGTGA
- the ubiE gene encoding bifunctional demethylmenaquinone methyltransferase/2-methoxy-6-polyprenyl-1,4-benzoquinol methylase UbiE: protein MTTALDQEAREADAAAQGASVQGKRTYVQRIFSEIAPRYDLLNRLLSLGIDRRWRKVALKRLSWTQSPRGVYLDLCAGTLDVGTELSKREGFEGKIVGADFAQPMLQAGVGKAPREVLVPVVADAMALPFRKDAFDGAIVAFGIRNVADLGAGLREVHRVLKPGARFVILEFSTPRVPLVRAAYLFYFHRILPLIGRAISGHKTAYTYLPKSVANFPETEKLAAAMTAAGFRDVTWETLTFGISAVHVGTK, encoded by the coding sequence ATGACGACAGCGCTCGACCAAGAGGCGCGCGAGGCAGATGCCGCCGCCCAGGGCGCGTCGGTGCAGGGGAAGCGCACGTACGTGCAGCGCATCTTCTCCGAGATCGCGCCGCGCTATGACCTGCTGAACCGACTGCTCTCGCTGGGCATCGACCGCCGCTGGCGGAAGGTCGCGCTCAAGCGGCTGTCTTGGACGCAGTCCCCACGCGGCGTGTATCTCGATCTCTGTGCGGGAACGCTCGACGTGGGCACCGAGTTGTCCAAGCGCGAGGGCTTCGAGGGCAAGATCGTCGGGGCGGACTTCGCGCAGCCGATGTTGCAGGCCGGGGTGGGCAAGGCGCCGCGGGAGGTGTTGGTGCCCGTCGTGGCCGACGCGATGGCACTGCCGTTCCGGAAGGATGCGTTCGACGGCGCGATCGTCGCCTTCGGCATCCGCAACGTCGCCGACCTTGGCGCCGGGCTGCGTGAAGTGCATCGGGTGCTGAAGCCCGGTGCGCGCTTCGTGATCCTCGAGTTCTCGACGCCGCGGGTTCCGCTGGTGCGGGCGGCGTACCTGTTCTACTTCCACCGCATCCTGCCGTTGATCGGCCGCGCCATCAGCGGGCACAAGACGGCGTACACGTACCTGCCGAAGTCGGTGGCCAACTTCCCGGAGACGGAGAAGCTCGCCGCAGCGATGACGGCTGCCGGATTCCGCGACGTGACCTGGGAGACGCTCACCTTCGGCATCTCCGCCGTGCACGTCGGCACCAAGTAA
- a CDS encoding RNA polymerase sigma factor codes for MARQTLDLPNLPDADVVSLAQRGNESAFRELIRRYERPVFSLIYRMVRDSAAAEDLAQDSFIKVLNHLDKYRPEFKFSSWLFKIANNVAIDFLRKRQLDTISIDGSPHASTAAEVEATSIELSDSAESPLDELASRELGAIIEQAIAQLRPEYRNCIMLRHVEGRSYEEIAATLDLPLGTVKTYIHRARHQLREALEHLRE; via the coding sequence ATGGCGCGCCAAACTCTCGACCTGCCCAATCTCCCCGACGCGGACGTCGTCAGCCTCGCGCAGCGTGGCAACGAGAGCGCCTTCCGCGAGCTGATCCGTCGCTATGAGCGGCCGGTCTTCTCGCTCATCTATCGCATGGTGCGCGACAGCGCCGCCGCCGAGGACCTCGCGCAGGACTCGTTCATCAAGGTCCTGAATCACCTCGACAAGTACCGGCCCGAGTTCAAGTTCTCGAGCTGGCTGTTCAAGATCGCCAACAACGTCGCGATCGATTTCCTCCGCAAACGCCAGCTCGACACCATCTCCATCGACGGCTCGCCCCACGCCAGCACCGCCGCCGAGGTGGAGGCCACGTCGATCGAGCTCTCCGACAGCGCCGAAAGCCCGCTCGACGAACTCGCCTCGCGCGAGCTCGGGGCCATCATCGAGCAGGCCATCGCGCAGCTCCGGCCGGAATACCGAAACTGCATCATGCTCCGGCACGTCGAGGGACGGAGCTACGAGGAGATCGCGGCAACCTTGGACCTGCCGCTGGGAACCGTGAAGACCTACATCCATCGGGCCAGGCACCAATTGCGGGAAGCGCTGGAGCACCTGCGTGAATGA
- a CDS encoding GNAT family N-acetyltransferase, with product MSISPDVPSRRRYVKVRPVRPDDFPGIIALCERTYPGAPPWSAAQLARHLEIFPEGQLVAVDRGHEVVGYAASLIVFWDDYRMESRWKEFTDGGMFTNHDPGRGRTLYGAEVMVHPEVRGSGVGGRLYEARRELAERLGLLRIRAGARLRNYHKYAAQMGAEEYVRRVVRRSLRDPTLSFQINRGFHVLAVVPGYLKFDPESLGWAAVIEWLNPAVATAADYAAVPPW from the coding sequence GTGAGCATCAGCCCCGACGTCCCGTCGCGGCGCAGGTACGTGAAGGTGCGCCCCGTGCGTCCGGACGACTTCCCGGGAATCATCGCGCTCTGCGAACGCACGTATCCGGGCGCGCCGCCATGGTCCGCGGCGCAGCTCGCTCGGCATCTGGAGATCTTCCCCGAGGGGCAGCTCGTTGCCGTCGACCGCGGGCACGAGGTCGTCGGATACGCCGCGAGCCTGATCGTCTTCTGGGACGATTACCGAATGGAGTCGCGGTGGAAGGAGTTCACCGACGGCGGGATGTTCACGAACCACGATCCGGGGCGCGGGCGCACGCTCTACGGCGCCGAGGTGATGGTGCATCCCGAGGTGCGCGGGAGCGGGGTGGGCGGTCGCCTGTACGAGGCGCGACGTGAGCTCGCGGAGCGCCTCGGGCTCCTGCGCATCCGCGCCGGCGCGCGGCTGCGGAACTACCACAAGTACGCCGCCCAGATGGGCGCCGAGGAGTACGTGCGCCGCGTCGTGCGTCGCTCGTTGCGCGATCCGACGCTTTCGTTCCAGATCAACCGCGGCTTCCACGTGCTCGCGGTGGTGCCGGGGTACCTGAAGTTCGACCCCGAGTCGCTGGGGTGGGCCGCCGTCATCGAGTGGCTCAACCCGGCGGTGGCGACCGCGGCGGACTACGCCGCGGTGCCGCCCTGGTAG
- a CDS encoding carbon-nitrogen hydrolase family protein, with the protein MDERIRVATLQYHIRQVETFDQFAAQVRGLVETAADYKCRLVLFPEYFTLQLLTLGDVRADIRQQVRRLAGFVDRYVELFRELSAKHRLYICAGTIPVADGAEIYNESFFFGPDGSHQVQPKLHMTRFEAEEWIVKPRNRLKLFDTQLGKIAIAICYDVQFPEIARAAARRGAKILLVPSCTDDRQGMLRVRYCAQARAIENQMYVLTSHTVGSLPMVPAVSLNYGQAAILTPSDFPFARDGILAEGIPNQETMVIAELEMGAIQRARSSGTVLPLLDSERTASVVAEVDEVSL; encoded by the coding sequence ATGGACGAACGGATCCGCGTCGCCACGCTGCAGTACCACATCCGCCAGGTCGAGACCTTCGACCAGTTCGCCGCGCAGGTGCGCGGCCTCGTCGAGACGGCGGCCGACTACAAGTGCAGGCTGGTGCTCTTTCCCGAGTACTTCACGCTGCAGTTGCTCACCTTGGGCGACGTGCGCGCCGACATCCGGCAGCAGGTGCGTCGCCTCGCGGGATTCGTGGACCGTTACGTCGAGCTCTTCCGTGAGCTGAGCGCCAAGCACCGGCTCTACATCTGCGCCGGCACGATTCCCGTCGCTGACGGCGCGGAGATCTACAACGAGAGCTTCTTCTTCGGCCCCGACGGCTCGCACCAGGTGCAGCCCAAGCTGCACATGACGCGCTTCGAGGCCGAGGAGTGGATCGTGAAGCCGCGCAATCGGCTCAAGCTCTTCGATACGCAGCTCGGCAAGATCGCCATCGCCATCTGCTACGACGTGCAGTTCCCGGAGATCGCCCGCGCCGCGGCGCGCCGCGGCGCCAAGATCCTGCTCGTGCCGAGCTGCACCGACGACCGCCAGGGCATGTTGCGCGTGCGCTACTGCGCGCAGGCGCGGGCCATCGAGAACCAGATGTACGTGCTCACGTCGCACACGGTGGGCTCGCTGCCGATGGTGCCCGCCGTGTCGCTCAACTACGGCCAGGCGGCCATCCTCACGCCCAGCGACTTCCCCTTCGCGCGCGACGGTATCCTGGCCGAGGGCATCCCGAACCAGGAGACGATGGTCATCGCCGAGCTCGAGATGGGCGCGATCCAGCGCGCGCGCTCGAGCGGCACGGTGCTGCCGCTGCTCGACTCCGAACGCACGGCCAGCGTCGTCGCCGAGGTGGACGAGGTGAGTCTGTGA
- a CDS encoding Mrp/NBP35 family ATP-binding protein → MTDTLQARLAEALAPIANPRTGASLYQTQQLRDIAATREGKVRVTLLLAAQDDPTLARQVRQALEKVEGVTEVRVDVKDAAEPAADANYAPPKGGEAKSRALPVMGADTAPKAPAAPQPVSYPQLGRIIAVSSGKGGVGKSTVTTNLAISLAKLGYHVGLMDADIYGPNIPRMMGVDEAPPVQDDKIQPLLAHGVKVISLGFLIERDQPAIWRGPIVMKIITQFLRDVNWGRLDFLLVDMPPGTGDAQLSLVQATQVAGAVIVTTPQEVAVGDALRGAKMFERVGVPVLGVVENMSYFESPETGKPMAIFGTGGGKRLADELQVPLLGEVPLYPPVLEGADRGAPIVVSGPTSTAAKKLNDVAGKIISALGVGAPA, encoded by the coding sequence ATGACCGACACTCTCCAGGCCCGCCTCGCCGAGGCCCTGGCCCCGATCGCCAATCCCCGCACGGGCGCCTCGCTCTACCAGACGCAGCAGCTGCGCGACATCGCCGCGACCCGAGAGGGCAAGGTCCGCGTGACCCTGCTGCTCGCGGCCCAGGATGACCCGACGCTGGCGCGGCAGGTGCGACAGGCCCTCGAGAAGGTCGAGGGCGTCACCGAGGTGCGGGTGGACGTGAAGGACGCCGCGGAACCCGCGGCAGATGCCAACTACGCCCCGCCGAAGGGCGGCGAGGCCAAGTCTCGCGCGCTGCCCGTCATGGGTGCCGACACCGCGCCGAAGGCCCCGGCCGCACCACAGCCCGTGAGCTATCCGCAGCTCGGCCGCATCATCGCCGTGTCATCCGGCAAGGGCGGCGTCGGCAAGAGCACCGTGACCACCAACTTGGCGATCTCTTTGGCCAAACTGGGGTATCACGTGGGACTGATGGACGCCGACATCTACGGCCCCAACATCCCCCGGATGATGGGCGTGGACGAGGCGCCGCCCGTGCAGGACGACAAGATCCAGCCCCTGCTCGCGCACGGCGTGAAGGTGATCTCGCTCGGATTCCTCATCGAGCGTGACCAGCCCGCCATCTGGCGCGGGCCGATCGTCATGAAGATCATCACCCAGTTCCTGCGCGACGTGAACTGGGGTCGGCTCGACTTCCTGCTCGTCGACATGCCTCCGGGCACCGGCGACGCGCAGCTCTCGCTGGTGCAGGCCACGCAGGTGGCCGGCGCCGTCATCGTCACCACGCCGCAGGAAGTCGCCGTCGGCGACGCCCTCCGCGGCGCCAAGATGTTCGAGCGCGTCGGCGTGCCCGTGCTGGGCGTCGTCGAGAACATGAGCTACTTCGAGTCCCCGGAGACGGGGAAGCCGATGGCCATCTTCGGCACGGGCGGCGGCAAGCGCCTCGCCGATGAGCTGCAGGTGCCCCTGCTCGGGGAAGTGCCGCTGTATCCGCCTGTGCTCGAAGGCGCGGACCGCGGTGCGCCGATCGTCGTGAGTGGCCCGACCTCCACGGCAGCGAAGAAGCTGAACGACGTTGCCGGGAAGATCATCTCCGCACTGGGGGTGGGCGCTCCGGCCTGA
- a CDS encoding pilus assembly FimT family protein → MPRGARPAFTLIELVMVMVMIGLMVAISAPRIDIMGYRANTAIQVVGTTVLAAQRQALTQQHNVIVRFDTANRRLRVHQDRDNDGAVDPGEQLRAVPLGESIVFGLGSAPARGSLTTAITFTLTSNGDPAVTFHRDGSASEAGGFYMTTTRAIAGGDKPEHSRLVVVERATGRSASYRYLGGEWRKVY, encoded by the coding sequence ATGCCGAGAGGTGCACGCCCTGCGTTCACGCTGATCGAGCTCGTGATGGTCATGGTCATGATCGGTCTGATGGTGGCGATTTCCGCGCCGCGCATCGACATCATGGGCTACCGGGCGAATACGGCGATCCAGGTCGTCGGCACGACGGTCTTGGCCGCGCAGCGCCAGGCGCTGACGCAGCAGCACAACGTGATCGTGCGCTTCGACACGGCGAATCGCCGCCTGCGCGTGCACCAGGACCGCGACAATGACGGGGCCGTCGACCCGGGTGAGCAGTTGCGGGCGGTCCCGCTTGGCGAATCGATCGTGTTCGGGCTCGGCAGCGCGCCGGCGCGCGGCTCGCTGACGACCGCGATCACGTTCACGCTCACGTCGAACGGGGATCCCGCGGTGACCTTCCACCGCGACGGCTCGGCGAGCGAGGCCGGGGGGTTCTACATGACGACGACCCGCGCGATCGCGGGGGGCGACAAGCCGGAACACAGCCGACTGGTCGTGGTCGAGCGCGCGACGGGCCGGTCGGCGTCGTATCGATACCTGGGTGGCGAATGGAGGAAGGTGTACTGA
- a CDS encoding type IV pilus modification PilV family protein produces the protein MAKRAGFTIVEIVVALTILMVVMLALITLTGRTMHIAVIADREQAALQLVTDRTDEILTDPRYDALDSLYGGTDSSFATLAGLQRTTTVLHVVDTIQDYKRITVSVSGIGLNAPISRTIAVAAP, from the coding sequence ATGGCGAAGCGAGCGGGCTTCACGATCGTGGAGATTGTCGTGGCACTCACCATCCTGATGGTGGTGATGCTCGCGCTCATCACGCTCACGGGGCGTACGATGCACATCGCGGTCATCGCGGACCGTGAGCAAGCGGCCTTGCAGCTGGTGACGGACCGGACCGACGAGATCCTGACCGACCCCCGCTACGATGCGCTGGACTCGCTCTACGGCGGCACGGACAGCAGCTTCGCGACGTTGGCGGGCCTCCAACGCACCACGACGGTGCTGCACGTCGTCGACACGATCCAGGACTACAAGCGGATCACGGTGTCGGTGTCGGGGATCGGCCTCAACGCGCCGATCTCGCGCACGATCGCGGTGGCGGCCCCGTGA
- a CDS encoding PilW family protein, giving the protein MTAQARRRLATRRGMTLIEMIVALTIFSFIMAGALSMLRSESKRFQLGGERAAMYQNGRFAMNEMEKDLRTSGAGAPDIQPQMVYISDSAIVFNANYWTNTPGDVEAVYYVATAPDSAVAAMRTTGKITIPYTAIQYPDTNYLVGGVNSSAETISFWFRRDSSTTRTDDFILWRRINNLPPEVVSTNLLRTSGEPFFRYFRLRATATAQSLDTVPRASLPWRHTRPIHLAANDTGTAARIDSIRAVRVSFTVTNGRSGSDEQLRSISRLIRLPNVGIANTKTCGDAPIFSATINILADVDPADSVRYVRLSFLPSVDENAGERDVERYVIFRRFGSATDWGDPFVTIPGGDTLYIYNDRTVIKDSTYRFAVAAQDCTPSLSSLRQTSTVTIP; this is encoded by the coding sequence GTGACGGCGCAGGCGCGCCGACGCCTCGCCACCCGGCGCGGCATGACGTTGATCGAGATGATCGTCGCGCTGACGATCTTCTCGTTCATCATGGCAGGCGCGCTCTCGATGCTGCGCAGCGAGAGCAAGCGCTTCCAGCTCGGCGGCGAGCGCGCCGCGATGTACCAGAACGGCCGCTTCGCGATGAACGAGATGGAGAAGGACCTGCGCACGTCGGGGGCCGGGGCGCCGGACATCCAGCCGCAGATGGTGTACATCTCCGACAGCGCGATCGTGTTCAACGCCAACTACTGGACGAATACGCCCGGCGACGTCGAGGCGGTGTACTACGTCGCGACGGCGCCCGACAGCGCCGTGGCGGCGATGCGGACGACGGGCAAGATCACGATTCCCTACACCGCCATCCAGTATCCGGACACGAACTACCTGGTCGGCGGCGTCAACTCCTCGGCGGAGACCATCTCGTTCTGGTTCCGGCGGGACTCGTCGACGACGCGGACGGACGATTTCATCCTCTGGCGGCGCATCAACAACCTGCCGCCGGAGGTGGTGTCGACGAATCTCTTGCGGACGTCGGGGGAGCCCTTCTTCCGCTACTTCCGCCTCAGGGCGACCGCGACGGCGCAGTCGCTGGATACGGTGCCGCGCGCCTCGCTGCCGTGGCGCCATACGCGACCGATCCACCTGGCCGCCAACGACACCGGGACGGCCGCCCGCATCGACAGCATCCGCGCTGTCCGCGTGAGCTTCACCGTGACCAACGGCCGCTCGGGCAGCGACGAGCAGCTGCGCTCCATCTCCCGCCTCATCCGGCTCCCGAACGTCGGCATCGCGAACACCAAGACCTGCGGCGACGCGCCGATCTTCAGCGCCACGATCAACATCCTCGCCGACGTCGATCCGGCCGACAGCGTCCGCTACGTCCGTTTGTCGTTCCTGCCGTCCGTCGACGAGAACGCCGGCGAGCGGGACGTGGAGCGCTACGTCATCTTCCGGCGCTTCGGCAGCGCGACGGACTGGGGAGACCCATTCGTGACCATCCCAGGCGGCGACACGCTCTACATCTACAACGACCGCACCGTCATCAAGGACAGCA